A single window of Papio anubis isolate 15944 chromosome 8, Panubis1.0, whole genome shotgun sequence DNA harbors:
- the LOC101003524 gene encoding zinc finger protein 252-like isoform X2 — MIEKDELIPKQEISEELESQRAKSEDHVRNIFKETEEMSKTEGKLENRWRKYAVEGVKNSFSQKNNFRAITMRCVKTLSKENGHKFNAVGENCITDSNLDKHVRVSREKSLHPSVSSVENLKQHEDLTNLQSFQLGERACQTDVLVKVPRQSSVLSENQRMNNPDRPFECTGHGKTFNQNTAFNQHQRIHGGEKPYECNECGKAFSRPSILSKHQRIHNGKKPYTCKDCGKSFSAHSYFIQHCKIHTGQKPYECIKCGKAFSTHSSYIRHLKIHTGEEPHECNQCGKAFSHSSNLIHHQRIHSGEKPYKCRECRKAFNRKSHLIQHQRIHSGEKPYDCEECGKAFSTRLSLIQHQRIHTGEKPYECNECGKSFSLNRTLTVHQRIHTGEKPYRCNECGKSFSQRSQVIQHKRIHTGEKPYISNECGKSFGARLSLIQHQIVHTGEKPYGCSVCGKTFSQKGHLIQHQRIHTGEKPYECSECGKAFSQSFNLIHHQRTHNGEKPYECNECDKAFSVLSSLVQHQRIHNGKKPYECHKCGKAFSQGSHLIQHQRSHTGEKPYECNECGKTFGQISTLIKHKRTHNGEKPYECSDCGKAFSQSAHLIRHRRIHTGENPYECSDCGKAFNIRSSLIQHQRIHTGEKPYECSECGKAFSQHSQFIQHQRIHTGEKPYVCTECGKSFRQRSHLTRHQRIHSGERP; from the coding sequence ATGATTGAAAAAGACGAATTGATTCCAAAGCAGGAAATTTCTGAAGAATTGGAATCCCAGAGAGCAAAATCAGAAGATCATGTAaggaatatttttaaggaaactgAAGAGATGAGTAAAACTGAGGGAAAGTTAGAGAATCGCTGGAGAAAATATGCAGTAGAAGGAGTTAAGAACTCCTTCTCCCAGAAGAACAATTTCAGAGCAATTACTATGAGATGTGTGAAAACCCTCTCTAAAGAGAATGGCCACAAGTTCAATGCTGTTGGAGAAAACTGCATTACAGACTCAAATCTTGACAAACATGTTAGAGTGTCTAGAGAGAAGAGTCTCCATCCAAGTGTGTCAAGTGTAGAAAACTTGAAACAACATGAGGACCTCACTAACCTCCAGAGTTTCCAGTTAGGAGAAAGAGCCTGTCAGACAGATGTGTTAGTGAAAGTACCCAGACAGAGTTCAGTTCTTAGTGAGAATCAGAGGATGAACAATCCAGACAGACCATTTGAGTGTACTGGGCATGGAAAAACTTTCAATCAGAACACAGCTTTTAACCAGCACCAGAGAATTCATGGTGGAGAGAAGCCCTATGAGTGCaatgaatgtggaaaagcttTTAGTCGGCCCTCTATCCTCAGTAAACATCAGAGAATCCACAATGGTAAGAAACCCTACACATGTAAGGATTGTGGCAAATCTTTCAGTGCTCACTCATACTTTATTCAGCACTGTAAAATTCACACTGGACAAAAGCCCTATGAGTGTATtaaatgtgggaaagcttttaGTACACATTCATCTTATATTCGACATCTAAAAATTCATACAGGAGAGGAACCTCATGAGTGTAATCAGTGTGGAAAAGCCTTTAGTCATAGCTCTAATCTAATTCATCATCAGAGAATTCAtagtggagagaaaccttacaagtgcaGAGAATGCAGGAAAGCCTTCAACAGAAAATCACACCTTATtcaacatcagagaattcattctggagagaaaccttatgacTGTGAGGAGTGTGGCAAAGCCTTCAGTACACGATTATCTCTCATTCAGCATCAGAGAATCCATACAGGAGAAAAGCCCTATGAATGTAATGAGTGTGGAAAATCCTTTAGCCTGAACCGAACTCTTACTGTccatcagagaattcacactggagagaaaccttataggtgtaatgaatgtgggaaatcctTTAGTCAACGCTCACAAGTTATtcaacataagagaattcatactggagagaaaccttatatCAGCAATGAGTGTGGAAAATCATTTGGCGCTCGTCTATCCCTTATCCAGCATCAGAtagttcacactggagagaaaccttatggTTGTAGTGTGTGTGGGAAAACCTTTAGTCAAAAGGGACATCTTATTCAGCATCAGCGaattcacacaggagagaaaccctatgaatgtagtGAGTGTGGAAAAGCTTTCAGCCAGAGTTTTAATCTTATTCACCATCAAAGAACACACAATGGCgagaagccctatgaatgtaatgaatgtgaTAAAGCCTTCAGCGTGCTTTCTTCCCTTGTTCAGCATCAGAGAATACATAATGGAAAGAAACCCTACGAGTGTCACaaatgtgggaaggcctttagCCAGGGGTCACACCTTATTCAACATCAGAGGAgtcacactggtgagaaaccctatgaGTGTAATGAGTGTGGGAAAACCTTTGGACAGATATCCACCCTAATTAAGCATAAGAGAACACACAATGGAGAGAAGCCCTATGAGTGCAGTGACTGTGGGAAGGCCTTCAGCCAGAGTGCACACCTTATCCGCCATCgaagaattcacactggagagaatcCCTATGAGTGCAGTGACTGTGGGAAGGCCTTCAATATTCGCTCCTCTCTCATTcagcatcagagaattcatactggtgagaaaccttatgaatgtagTGAGTGTGGCAAGGCATTCAGTCAGCATTCACAATTTATccaacatcagagaattcacactggagagaaaccctatgtaTGCACTGAATGTGGAAAATCCTTCCGACAAAGGTCCCACCTTACTcgacatcagagaattcacagtGGGGAGCGACCTTAA